In a single window of the Flavobacterium sp. W4I14 genome:
- a CDS encoding phospholipid/cholesterol/gamma-HCH transport system permease protein (product_source=KO:K02066; cog=COG0767; ko=KO:K02066; pfam=PF02405; tigrfam=TIGR00056; transmembrane_helix_parts=Inside_1_35,TMhelix_36_58,Outside_59_144,TMhelix_145_167,Inside_168_179,TMhelix_180_202,Outside_203_244), with translation MNFTNFGRYILLLKSVFRRPEKLKIYLKEIAKQMDYVGVGSLGLIAIISTFIGAVMTLQIAFQLVSDFIPKTIIGSVNRDSSILELSPTISAIVLAGKIGSAISSEIGSMRVTEQIDALEIMGINAPGYLILPKIISGITMVPMLVIISMFLSITGGYIGGSISGAVTPAEYIQGITTDFNPYTITVALVKAFVFGFIITSVPAYEGFYVRGGALEVSQASTRAVVISCISILVCDYLVTQLLL, from the coding sequence ATGAATTTTACCAATTTCGGCAGATACATCCTGCTACTCAAGTCTGTATTCAGAAGGCCGGAAAAACTGAAAATATACCTAAAAGAAATCGCCAAACAAATGGATTATGTTGGTGTAGGCTCTTTAGGATTAATTGCTATTATCTCTACTTTTATTGGTGCAGTAATGACGCTGCAAATTGCTTTCCAGTTGGTTAGTGATTTTATTCCAAAAACAATTATCGGTTCTGTAAACCGCGACTCGAGTATATTAGAGTTAAGCCCAACCATTAGTGCAATTGTACTGGCTGGAAAAATCGGATCGGCCATTTCATCAGAAATTGGTTCGATGCGTGTTACTGAACAGATTGATGCTTTAGAAATTATGGGTATAAATGCACCAGGCTACCTCATCCTGCCCAAAATTATTTCAGGCATAACCATGGTACCCATGCTGGTAATCATTTCTATGTTTTTAAGTATTACCGGTGGATATATAGGCGGTTCTATTTCGGGCGCTGTTACTCCTGCAGAATATATTCAAGGTATAACAACTGATTTTAATCCTTACACCATCACGGTTGCTTTGGTAAAGGCATTTGTATTTGGTTTCATTATTACATCAGTTCCAGCTTACGAAGGTTTTTACGTTCGCGGTGGCGCTTTAGAAGTTTCGCAAGCCAGTACAAGAGCAGTTGTAATTAGCTGTATCTCTATTCTTGTTTGCGATTATTTAGTTACTCAACTTTTATTGTAA
- a CDS encoding 23S rRNA (cytosine1962-C5)-methyltransferase (product_source=KO:K06969; cath_funfam=3.40.50.150; cog=COG1092; ko=KO:K06969; pfam=PF10672; superfamily=53335) — protein MIQLLAPTHWKDYELIDCGDFEKLERFGNVTLIRPEPQAVWKKTYLEQDWKKMANITFRGRSATSGEWVKKNQSIPDRWHVEYKNNEVGIKLRLGLTSFKHVGVFPEQAVNWDFISSSIKKFKTQQPKVLNLFAYTGAASLIANAAGAETTHVDSIKQVVTWANENQELSGLKDTRWMVEDALKFVKKELKRGKKYNGIILDPPAYGHGPNGEKWKLEDHIQEMMQDVVQLLDEKEHFLILNTYSLGFSSVIVENLIRTSFPSVQNLETGELFLQATSGIKLPLGVFGKFCNV, from the coding sequence ATGATACAATTACTTGCCCCAACCCACTGGAAAGATTATGAACTGATTGATTGCGGGGATTTTGAAAAACTAGAACGTTTTGGAAATGTAACCCTTATCCGTCCTGAACCTCAGGCGGTATGGAAAAAAACATATTTGGAACAGGATTGGAAAAAAATGGCCAACATTACTTTTAGGGGCCGTTCGGCTACTTCTGGCGAATGGGTAAAGAAAAATCAATCTATCCCTGACCGTTGGCATGTAGAATATAAAAACAACGAGGTGGGCATTAAACTCCGCTTAGGCTTAACCTCTTTCAAACATGTAGGCGTATTTCCTGAGCAGGCTGTAAACTGGGATTTCATCTCTTCGTCGATTAAAAAATTTAAAACACAACAGCCTAAAGTTTTAAATCTTTTCGCTTATACTGGTGCGGCATCGCTAATTGCGAATGCAGCTGGCGCTGAAACTACCCACGTAGATTCGATTAAACAGGTTGTTACCTGGGCAAATGAAAACCAAGAGCTTTCAGGATTGAAAGATACCCGTTGGATGGTAGAGGATGCCTTAAAGTTTGTAAAAAAAGAATTAAAAAGAGGCAAAAAGTACAACGGAATCATTTTAGATCCTCCCGCTTATGGCCATGGCCCTAATGGCGAAAAATGGAAACTGGAAGATCATATCCAGGAAATGATGCAGGATGTGGTGCAGCTGCTGGATGAAAAAGAACATTTCTTAATCTTAAATACTTATTCATTGGGATTTTCGTCGGTAATTGTAGAAAACTTAATCCGCACTTCATTCCCATCAGTTCAAAACCTCGAAACCGGAGAACTGTTTCTACAGGCTACTTCGGGCATTAAATTGCCATTGGGTGTTTTTGGCAAATTCTGTAATGTGTAA
- a CDS encoding alkylation response protein AidB-like acyl-CoA dehydrogenase (product_source=COG1960; cath_funfam=1.10.540.10,1.20.140.10,2.40.110.10; cog=COG1960; ko=KO:K22027; pfam=PF08028; superfamily=47203,56645): MQEILSTTWQEKVKAYAAVSEEMGKLHPEILELAYQENWFKLFVPEIYGGPNKKLPEILRLEEELAEADGSLGWTITLCAGAGWFAGFLNPELAAEIFADRKVCFAGSGAVGGVAIKTQSGYLLNGKWSYASGALHATIFTANCTLKNENGDDILDENGEPEIKSFILKKEEVNILPGWSYFGLIATGSHAFEVCDLNVDENRTFKINQHIEVADSGFDYPFLQLAETTLTVNSLGMTNHFVKLVEQSFYSRSGLGRYNEAQILFFNSELNRCKEEVLNLRAKFYHVFDESWNQLMGDGEIDEDTLIEVSSISRKLAHACWKSAATLFPYCGLEAAKKESEINRVWRDIHTASQHALLTFEI, encoded by the coding sequence ATGCAAGAAATATTAAGCACTACCTGGCAGGAAAAAGTAAAAGCTTATGCAGCAGTTTCTGAAGAAATGGGTAAGCTTCATCCCGAAATTTTAGAACTGGCCTATCAGGAAAACTGGTTTAAGCTTTTTGTTCCTGAAATTTATGGCGGACCAAATAAAAAACTTCCTGAAATTTTAAGATTGGAAGAAGAATTGGCTGAAGCCGATGGAAGCTTGGGCTGGACCATCACACTTTGTGCCGGTGCAGGCTGGTTTGCCGGGTTTTTAAATCCTGAATTGGCTGCAGAGATTTTTGCCGACCGTAAAGTTTGTTTTGCCGGGAGTGGTGCTGTTGGTGGGGTGGCCATTAAAACGCAAAGCGGGTATCTGCTTAATGGGAAATGGAGCTATGCCAGCGGGGCATTGCACGCCACTATATTTACGGCCAACTGCACGCTTAAAAACGAAAATGGCGATGACATTTTGGATGAAAACGGAGAACCTGAAATAAAATCATTTATCCTTAAAAAGGAAGAAGTAAATATTTTACCCGGATGGTCTTACTTTGGTTTAATTGCAACAGGCAGTCATGCTTTTGAAGTTTGCGATTTAAACGTTGACGAAAATAGGACCTTTAAAATTAACCAGCATATTGAGGTAGCAGATTCTGGCTTTGATTATCCCTTTTTACAGCTCGCAGAAACCACGTTAACAGTAAATAGTTTAGGAATGACCAATCATTTTGTTAAACTGGTAGAGCAATCTTTTTATTCGCGTTCTGGATTAGGGAGGTATAACGAGGCGCAAATTTTGTTTTTTAATAGCGAACTTAACCGTTGTAAAGAAGAAGTACTAAACCTTCGTGCCAAATTCTACCATGTGTTTGATGAGTCCTGGAATCAGTTAATGGGTGACGGCGAAATTGATGAGGATACCTTAATTGAGGTGAGTTCAATCAGTCGTAAATTGGCCCATGCCTGTTGGAAATCGGCAGCTACGTTATTCCCATACTGTGGCCTAGAGGCTGCAAAAAAGGAATCAGAAATTAACAGGGTTTGGAGAGATATTCATACGGCAAGCCAACATGCTTTACTCACCTTCGAAATTTAA
- a CDS encoding peptide-methionine (S)-S-oxide reductase (product_source=KO:K07304; cath_funfam=3.30.1060.10; cog=COG0225; ko=KO:K07304; pfam=PF01625; superfamily=55068; tigrfam=TIGR00401), whose translation MQTATFGGGCFWCTEAVFQTLNGVSQVTSGYMGGDLKHPTYMEICNGDTGHAEVIRISFDESIISFNELLLVFFKTHNPTTLNRQGNDVGTQYRSVVFYENEDQKKQTKEMIEALTQQHIFDKPIATEVSPIAEFYEAEDYHQNYFSHNQGKPYCAFVIQPKLNKFATDFKDKIKPELLK comes from the coding sequence ATGCAGACAGCAACATTTGGCGGGGGCTGCTTTTGGTGCACCGAAGCCGTTTTTCAGACGTTAAATGGAGTAAGCCAGGTTACATCAGGCTACATGGGGGGAGATTTAAAGCATCCTACCTATATGGAAATTTGTAACGGCGATACCGGACACGCAGAAGTAATTCGAATCTCATTCGATGAAAGTATTATTTCATTCAATGAACTTTTATTGGTATTCTTTAAAACCCACAATCCAACAACTTTAAATAGGCAGGGCAATGATGTTGGCACGCAATACCGCTCGGTGGTTTTTTATGAAAACGAAGATCAGAAAAAACAGACGAAGGAAATGATCGAAGCTTTAACCCAACAACATATTTTCGATAAGCCCATTGCTACAGAAGTTTCTCCTATCGCCGAATTTTATGAAGCTGAAGATTATCATCAAAACTATTTTAGCCACAATCAGGGGAAACCTTATTGCGCATTTGTGATACAACCCAAACTGAATAAGTTTGCTACTGATTTTAAAGATAAAATTAAACCAGAGCTTTTGAAATAA
- a CDS encoding nicotinamide mononucleotide transporter (product_source=KO:K03811; cog=COG3201; ko=KO:K03811; pfam=PF04973; superfamily=81464; tigrfam=TIGR01528; transmembrane_helix_parts=Outside_1_14,TMhelix_15_34,Inside_35_38,TMhelix_39_58,Outside_59_62,TMhelix_63_82,Inside_83_101,TMhelix_102_124,Outside_125_127,TMhelix_128_147,Inside_148_153,TMhelix_154_169,Outside_170_172,TMhelix_173_192,Inside_193_206), with the protein MNFQDWFKLFQEQILHTSLIEWLAVGFGVSEVLLAKKNSIWLYPTGIISILLSMFLLLNVKLYAETLLSIYYLVMSVYGWIIWKKRKQDGENQVSWSSNKELTIAVLISVIGFGVLYLVLRHYTDSDVPVFDAFVSSTAWAGMWLLAKRKIENWIFLNISNIVAIPLLFHKKLPLMACLTTFLFTVAIFGFLDWKKIINKSRLKLA; encoded by the coding sequence ATGAATTTTCAAGATTGGTTTAAGCTTTTTCAGGAACAGATTTTACACACCTCATTAATCGAATGGCTGGCTGTGGGTTTTGGCGTATCTGAAGTTTTACTGGCTAAGAAGAATAGTATCTGGCTTTATCCAACAGGAATAATTTCGATCCTGTTATCGATGTTTCTACTCTTAAATGTAAAGTTGTACGCAGAAACCTTATTGAGCATTTATTATCTGGTGATGAGTGTTTATGGATGGATAATCTGGAAGAAAAGAAAACAGGACGGAGAAAACCAGGTTTCATGGTCGAGCAATAAAGAATTAACCATTGCTGTTTTAATTTCTGTGATTGGTTTCGGCGTACTTTATCTTGTATTGAGGCATTATACCGATTCGGATGTGCCTGTTTTTGATGCCTTTGTATCTTCGACAGCATGGGCAGGTATGTGGTTGTTGGCCAAGCGTAAAATAGAAAACTGGATATTCCTGAACATTTCGAATATTGTGGCCATTCCATTGCTGTTTCATAAAAAGCTTCCGCTTATGGCCTGTTTAACTACGTTTTTATTTACTGTAGCCATATTTGGGTTTTTAGACTGGAAGAAGATCATTAATAAAAGCAGACTCAAATTGGCTTAA
- a CDS encoding hypothetical protein (product_source=Hypo-rule applied; pfam=PF10047) — translation MTTATKNIIHKLETLPESMVNEVEDFIDFLKAKHSKSFPKSASEKANVVEEPKSLYGAAKGTILYISDDFNEPLDDLKDYM, via the coding sequence ATGACTACGGCTACAAAAAACATCATTCACAAATTGGAAACCTTACCAGAAAGCATGGTAAACGAGGTAGAAGATTTTATTGATTTTTTAAAAGCTAAACACTCAAAGAGCTTTCCTAAATCGGCAAGTGAAAAAGCAAATGTTGTTGAGGAGCCAAAAAGCCTATACGGCGCTGCCAAAGGCACAATTCTTTATATTTCTGATGATTTTAACGAACCATTAGATGATCTCAAGGATTATATGTAA
- a CDS encoding phospholipid/cholesterol/gamma-HCH transport system ATP-binding protein (product_source=KO:K02065; cath_funfam=3.40.50.300; cog=COG1127; ko=KO:K02065; pfam=PF00005; smart=SM00382; superfamily=52540), protein MIEIKDIYKSFSGNDVLQGISGKFEEGVTNLIIGGSGSGKTTLLKCMVGLHQPDSGSVLYDGRDFTPMTYEQRIEVRKEIGMLFQGSALFDSMTVEENIMFPLNMFTDQTRKEKLERVDFCLERVNLAGKNKLFPAELSGGMKKRVGIARAISMNPKYLFCDEPNSGLDPKTSIVIDELIQEITEEYKTTTIVVTHDMNSVMGIGDYILFLHEGKKFWEGSNKEIAHTDIQELNDFVFASRFMKAAKDKF, encoded by the coding sequence ATGATCGAAATTAAAGATATTTATAAATCTTTCTCCGGAAATGATGTATTACAAGGCATTTCAGGAAAATTTGAAGAAGGTGTAACCAATTTAATTATCGGCGGCTCCGGATCAGGAAAAACAACCTTGCTGAAATGTATGGTAGGTTTACATCAGCCAGATTCGGGCTCAGTATTGTACGATGGCCGCGATTTTACACCGATGACCTACGAGCAACGGATCGAAGTGCGTAAAGAAATTGGCATGTTGTTTCAAGGCTCTGCCCTGTTCGATAGTATGACTGTTGAAGAAAACATCATGTTTCCTTTAAACATGTTTACTGATCAGACTAGAAAAGAAAAGCTTGAAAGAGTTGATTTTTGTTTGGAACGGGTAAACCTTGCAGGTAAAAACAAATTATTCCCGGCAGAATTATCGGGCGGAATGAAAAAACGTGTAGGTATTGCACGTGCCATTTCTATGAACCCGAAGTATTTGTTCTGTGATGAGCCGAACTCGGGGTTAGATCCAAAAACTTCCATCGTAATTGATGAATTGATCCAGGAAATTACCGAAGAATATAAAACCACAACTATTGTAGTAACACATGATATGAACTCGGTTATGGGTATCGGCGATTACATTTTATTCCTACACGAAGGGAAAAAATTCTGGGAAGGTAGCAACAAAGAAATTGCACATACTGATATCCAAGAATTGAACGATTTCGTATTCGCCAGCCGCTTCATGAAAGCTGCAAAAGATAAGTTTTAA
- a CDS encoding topoisomerase-4 subunit A (product_source=KO:K02621; cath_funfam=1.10.10.10,3.90.199.10; ko=KO:K02621; pfam=PF00521; smart=SM00434; superfamily=101904,56719): MSEELDQNVNEEHKHTITPINGLYENWFLDYASYVILDRAVPHINDGLKPVQRRIMHSLKEMDDGRFNKAANVIGNTMKYHPHGDASIGDAMVQIGQKDLLIDMQGNWGDPVTGDSAAAPRYIEARLSKFANDVVFNPDTTEWQLSYDGRNNEPITLPVKFPLLLAQGAEGIAVGLATKVMPHNFIELLDASIDALKGVRPNILPDFFTGGMADFSNYNEGQRGGKIRVRAKITEKDKKTLVITEVPFSTTTGSVIDSILSANDKGKIKIKKIEDNTAANVEIVVHLAPGISPDVTIDALYAFTACEVSISPNTCIIQGDKPLFLSVNDILIENTKHTKNLLKRELEIRLHELQEKIFFSSLLKIFIQEGMYKNPEYENSTNFDTVVEVLHILFDPFKPSLYREILPEDFKKLIDKPMSSITRFDVKKADEQMKNLEDEIKVVKNHLKHLTDYAIAWYQKLKDKYGKGRERKTEIRLFDRVEASKVALANVKLYMNREDGFIGSGLRKDEFVADCSDIDEVIVFREDGKCIITKVADKTFVGKGIIHAQVFKKNDERTIYNMVYKDGASGTSYIKRFAVVGVTRDKEYDLTKGSKGSKVLYFTANPNGEAEIVNVALKPHSKLRKLQFDQDFAEVAIKGRGSQGNIISKYPVKKIILKSKGVSTLSGLKIWYDDLLKRLNVDGRGKYLGEFDGDDRILQVHKDGFYELSSFELSNHFDDGLILIQKFDPEKIFAAVHFDGKAQNYFIKRFVFELQANGRKTIFISEEQKSRLLFLTSNPGAKIIVDVLKGKTQIPETLDLTLAELIDVKGLKANGNRLSPHDVQKVVLEEPEIEIEAVEKVTTDEEEGAEEALDEAVTNEETIANEETVTEPEVPEEVIDKPVAAQPKPKFERKEEPKEVPVVKPEKPEVKEKPVTVEKPLVEKSKPEAEPVKKEVKTGDKPETEEKPAKKIDFEITNPDDIDIDDKGQLGLF, from the coding sequence ATGAGTGAAGAATTAGATCAAAACGTAAACGAAGAGCACAAACATACCATAACCCCAATCAACGGTTTATACGAAAACTGGTTTCTCGATTATGCGTCTTATGTAATTCTCGATAGGGCAGTTCCGCATATTAACGATGGATTAAAGCCTGTTCAACGGCGCATTATGCACTCGCTTAAGGAGATGGATGATGGGCGTTTTAATAAGGCGGCTAACGTAATCGGTAACACCATGAAATATCACCCGCACGGTGATGCATCTATTGGCGATGCGATGGTGCAGATCGGTCAAAAAGATTTATTGATTGATATGCAGGGTAACTGGGGCGATCCGGTTACTGGCGATAGTGCTGCAGCACCACGTTATATCGAAGCACGTTTATCAAAATTTGCCAACGATGTGGTGTTTAACCCTGATACGACCGAGTGGCAGTTAAGTTATGACGGACGTAATAATGAGCCAATAACTTTACCGGTTAAATTCCCTTTGTTATTGGCACAGGGTGCTGAAGGTATTGCCGTGGGTTTGGCTACGAAGGTAATGCCACACAATTTTATCGAATTGCTGGATGCCTCGATAGATGCGCTGAAAGGTGTGCGCCCCAATATATTGCCCGATTTCTTTACGGGCGGTATGGCCGATTTCTCGAATTATAATGAAGGACAGCGTGGGGGTAAAATCCGCGTGCGTGCAAAAATTACCGAGAAGGATAAAAAGACTTTAGTAATTACCGAAGTACCGTTCAGTACCACAACAGGTTCTGTTATCGATAGTATTTTATCTGCCAATGATAAAGGTAAAATCAAAATTAAAAAGATTGAAGATAATACCGCGGCCAACGTAGAAATTGTAGTGCACCTGGCACCGGGTATTTCGCCTGATGTAACTATTGATGCACTCTATGCCTTTACGGCCTGCGAGGTGTCGATCTCGCCAAATACCTGTATTATCCAAGGGGATAAGCCACTCTTTTTGAGTGTGAACGATATCCTGATTGAAAATACAAAACACACTAAAAATTTATTAAAAAGAGAGCTGGAGATCCGTTTGCACGAGTTGCAGGAGAAGATTTTCTTTAGTTCTTTACTTAAAATATTTATTCAGGAGGGGATGTACAAAAATCCTGAATATGAAAACTCAACCAATTTTGACACTGTAGTTGAGGTATTACACATTTTATTTGATCCGTTTAAGCCGTCCCTTTACCGCGAAATTTTACCTGAGGATTTTAAGAAGCTGATTGATAAGCCAATGAGTAGCATCACCCGTTTTGATGTGAAAAAGGCTGATGAGCAGATGAAAAACCTGGAAGATGAAATCAAGGTCGTTAAAAATCACCTAAAACACCTTACCGATTATGCCATTGCCTGGTACCAGAAACTGAAGGATAAATACGGAAAAGGAAGAGAGCGTAAAACCGAAATCCGTTTGTTCGATCGGGTGGAAGCATCGAAAGTAGCATTGGCGAATGTGAAGCTGTATATGAACCGTGAGGATGGATTTATCGGATCGGGTTTACGTAAAGATGAATTTGTGGCCGATTGTTCGGATATAGATGAGGTAATTGTTTTCCGTGAAGATGGTAAATGCATCATTACCAAGGTAGCCGATAAAACCTTTGTAGGTAAAGGCATTATCCACGCCCAGGTATTTAAGAAAAACGATGAGCGTACCATTTATAATATGGTTTATAAAGATGGTGCCAGCGGTACATCTTATATTAAGAGGTTTGCCGTAGTTGGCGTAACACGAGATAAGGAATACGACTTAACCAAGGGATCTAAAGGTTCGAAGGTTTTATATTTTACAGCCAATCCGAATGGAGAAGCTGAGATAGTGAATGTTGCATTAAAACCGCACTCTAAATTGCGCAAGCTTCAGTTCGATCAGGATTTTGCAGAGGTGGCCATTAAAGGACGTGGCTCGCAGGGGAATATTATTTCGAAATATCCGGTTAAAAAAATCATTTTGAAGAGCAAAGGCGTTTCTACCTTATCAGGACTGAAAATCTGGTATGATGATTTATTAAAACGCTTAAATGTTGATGGCCGTGGAAAATACCTGGGTGAATTTGATGGCGACGACCGCATTTTGCAGGTACACAAAGATGGCTTCTATGAGTTAAGTTCTTTCGAATTGAGTAACCACTTTGATGATGGCCTGATCTTGATCCAGAAGTTTGATCCGGAGAAGATTTTTGCTGCGGTCCATTTTGATGGCAAGGCACAAAATTATTTTATTAAACGTTTTGTATTCGAACTGCAGGCTAATGGTAGGAAAACCATTTTCATTAGCGAGGAGCAAAAATCGAGGTTGCTGTTCCTTACTTCAAATCCGGGAGCAAAAATTATTGTTGATGTTTTAAAGGGTAAAACCCAAATTCCGGAAACATTGGATTTAACCTTGGCAGAACTGATTGATGTTAAAGGACTAAAGGCAAACGGCAATAGACTGTCGCCGCACGACGTTCAAAAAGTAGTATTAGAAGAGCCTGAGATAGAAATTGAAGCGGTTGAGAAAGTAACAACTGATGAGGAAGAGGGTGCTGAAGAAGCACTGGATGAAGCGGTTACAAACGAAGAAACAATTGCAAACGAGGAAACGGTAACAGAACCAGAAGTGCCTGAAGAGGTAATAGACAAACCTGTTGCAGCGCAGCCGAAACCAAAGTTCGAACGTAAAGAAGAACCTAAAGAAGTGCCTGTGGTGAAGCCAGAAAAACCGGAGGTAAAAGAAAAACCTGTTACTGTAGAAAAGCCATTGGTAGAAAAATCTAAGCCTGAAGCCGAACCTGTTAAAAAAGAAGTTAAAACCGGAGATAAACCCGAAACAGAAGAAAAACCTGCCAAAAAGATAGATTTCGAGATCACCAATCCTGACGATATCGATATTGATGATAAAGGGCAGTTAGGGTTATTCTAA
- a CDS encoding PIN domain nuclease of toxin-antitoxin system (product_source=COG3744; cath_funfam=3.40.50.1010; cog=COG3744; pfam=PF01850; smart=SM00670; superfamily=88723), with product MRFLLDTHIFLFFINGDNSISKKIVEIINNPVTEKHISIVSIWEITIKTNIGKLKLKDDINSIYELLDKYRVKILQPSKDDFTTYSTLPLIHKDPFDRLIIAQALANDLTLITDDQYIKSYPNLKLFNT from the coding sequence ATGCGTTTTTTGCTAGATACACACATATTTCTATTCTTTATTAATGGAGATAACTCAATTTCAAAAAAGATTGTAGAGATCATAAACAATCCTGTAACAGAAAAACATATAAGCATTGTAAGCATTTGGGAAATTACAATAAAGACTAATATCGGAAAGCTAAAGTTAAAAGACGATATTAACTCAATTTATGAATTACTTGATAAGTACCGAGTAAAAATTCTTCAGCCTTCTAAAGATGACTTTACTACTTATTCTACATTACCATTAATACATAAGGATCCATTTGATAGACTTATTATAGCACAGGCACTAGCAAATGATCTAACCCTGATAACTGATGATCAATACATCAAAAGCTACCCAAATTTAAAGTTATTTAATACATGA
- a CDS encoding hypothetical protein (product_source=Hypo-rule applied; cleavage_site_network=SignalP-noTM), with translation MKFPQLAGTLILGFAAISLFANCNSDGKSSGGIGKIFSSDSTKKKTDSTVNVMKPVDPKLYDSLVKKLANGDTTGRWPVKKQPYPLAGAILPFKRIVVYYGNLHSKKMGALGEYAPKEMWQRLNAEVKHWEKADPSTPVQPGLHYIAAVASGTPGKDGKYINRMGNKQIDSVLKIAKMQPNTIVFLDLQVALSTIKAELPHIAKYLELPYVHLGIDPEFSMKDGTLPGKKIGTYDAADINYVTGYLADIVKKYNLPPKVFVLHRFTKKMVTNSPSIKLRPEVQVVMHMDGWGEPELKKGTYRHFIQGEPVQFTGFKLFYKNDLKKDPKRLMTPEELLKLTPKPIYIQYQ, from the coding sequence ATGAAATTCCCTCAATTAGCAGGCACACTAATACTTGGTTTTGCCGCAATCAGCTTATTTGCCAACTGTAATTCAGACGGTAAGAGCAGTGGCGGTATCGGTAAAATCTTTTCTTCTGATTCAACTAAAAAGAAAACGGACTCAACGGTAAACGTAATGAAACCGGTTGATCCAAAACTTTACGATTCGTTGGTTAAAAAACTGGCAAACGGAGATACTACCGGAAGATGGCCAGTAAAAAAACAACCATATCCTTTGGCGGGAGCCATTTTACCTTTTAAACGCATAGTTGTTTATTATGGAAACCTGCATTCGAAAAAAATGGGTGCGCTTGGCGAATATGCGCCTAAAGAAATGTGGCAGCGTTTAAATGCTGAGGTTAAACATTGGGAAAAAGCCGATCCTTCTACCCCGGTACAACCAGGATTACACTATATTGCTGCAGTAGCAAGTGGAACACCAGGTAAAGACGGAAAATATATCAACAGAATGGGCAATAAACAGATTGATTCTGTTTTGAAAATTGCCAAAATGCAACCTAATACAATTGTATTCTTAGATCTTCAGGTAGCTTTAAGCACCATAAAAGCAGAACTACCTCATATTGCAAAATACCTGGAATTGCCATACGTTCATTTAGGTATCGATCCGGAATTTTCGATGAAAGATGGAACATTGCCAGGCAAAAAAATAGGCACCTATGATGCTGCCGATATTAATTATGTAACCGGATATTTAGCAGATATTGTTAAAAAATACAATTTGCCTCCAAAAGTATTTGTATTGCACCGTTTTACGAAGAAAATGGTAACCAATTCTCCAAGTATTAAATTACGTCCTGAAGTTCAGGTGGTGATGCACATGGATGGATGGGGCGAACCTGAATTAAAAAAAGGTACCTACCGTCACTTTATACAAGGTGAACCAGTACAGTTTACCGGATTTAAATTGTTTTACAAAAATGATTTAAAGAAAGATCCAAAGCGTTTGATGACTCCAGAAGAGCTGTTAAAGCTTACACCAAAACCGATATATATCCAATATCAATAA